A window of the Oscillospiraceae bacterium NTUH-002-81 genome harbors these coding sequences:
- a CDS encoding transposon-encoded TnpW family protein has protein sequence MNKEPRTMQAADAATVSRAPENTPAMVKKIGKTTYKVHVHFSNTSTETMSDKIKRMLKNEIQQM, from the coding sequence ATGAACAAAGAACCCCGTACTATGCAGGCGGCAGACGCCGCTACTGTGTCCAGAGCGCCGGAAAACACGCCAGCGATGGTAAAGAAAATCGGCAAGACAACCTACAAGGTTCATGTCCATTTCAGCAATACCAGCACAGAAACCATGAGCGATAAAATCAAGCGTATGCTCAAAAATGAAATTCAGCAAATGTGA
- a CDS encoding phage replisome organizer N-terminal domain-containing protein, whose amino-acid sequence MSDNRKYYYLKLKENYFDDDSIVLLESMQDGVLYSNILLKLYLKSLKHGGRLQLDENIPYTAQMIATITRQQIGTVERALQIFLKLGLVEVLDSGTFYMSNIELLIGQSSTEAERKRAARLQNKALSAPRTNGGHLSDIRPPEIEIEKEIEIKREIEKERSAHTYGRYQNVFLTDEELADLQASFPAVWEQYIEKLSEYMASTGKRYQSHVATIRRWAGEDAKKAAPPTRNRDYSVKEDETV is encoded by the coding sequence ATGTCAGACAACCGAAAATATTATTACCTGAAACTCAAAGAAAACTATTTTGATGATGATTCCATCGTGCTGCTGGAAAGTATGCAGGACGGTGTGCTGTATTCCAACATTCTGCTCAAACTGTATCTGAAATCGCTGAAACACGGCGGGCGGCTCCAGCTTGACGAGAATATCCCCTACACGGCGCAGATGATCGCCACCATCACCCGCCAGCAGATCGGCACTGTGGAGAGGGCCTTGCAAATCTTCCTGAAGCTGGGCCTTGTGGAAGTGCTGGACAGCGGCACATTCTACATGAGCAACATCGAACTTTTAATTGGCCAGTCCTCTACCGAGGCTGAGCGAAAGCGGGCTGCGAGGCTCCAAAATAAGGCGCTTTCCGCGCCCCGGACAAACGGCGGACATTTGTCCGACATTCGTCCACCAGAGATAGAGATAGAGAAAGAGATAGAGATAAAGAGAGAGATAGAGAAGGAACGCTCCGCCCACACCTATGGCCGTTACCAGAATGTTTTCCTGACGGATGAAGAACTGGCAGACTTGCAGGCCAGCTTTCCTGCTGTATGGGAACAGTACATCGAAAAACTGTCCGAGTACATGGCTTCTACCGGCAAGCGTTATCAGAGCCATGTAGCGACCATCCGGCGCTGGGCCGGTGAGGACGCGAAGAAAGCAGCCCCGCCCACCCGCAACCGGGATTACAGCGTAAAGGAGGATGAAACCGTATGA
- a CDS encoding DUF3847 domain-containing protein, whose translation MNEKITAHPSKEEREKVLKEIRQLENRQKILENKQRNEERRVRTRRLIERGAVLEGIFPLAPDLSGAEVKAFLIALSHLPGAAELTANLPKSGDTP comes from the coding sequence ATGAACGAAAAAATTACAGCTCACCCCTCAAAAGAAGAACGGGAGAAAGTCCTGAAGGAGATCCGGCAGCTTGAGAACCGTCAGAAGATTTTGGAGAACAAGCAGCGGAACGAAGAACGCAGGGTTCGCACCCGCCGCCTGATTGAGCGCGGAGCAGTTTTGGAGGGGATTTTCCCGCTGGCTCCCGACCTTTCCGGCGCGGAGGTCAAAGCATTTCTGATTGCCCTGTCCCATCTTCCGGGGGCTGCGGAATTGACTGCAAACCTGCCAAAATCCGGGGACACGCCATAA
- a CDS encoding type II toxin-antitoxin system YafQ family toxin: MKETKYTVKYTTSFKKDYKRAIKRGLKIEVLEQVVALLAMGEPLPDKNRDHDLSGDWAGHRECHILPDWLLVYRIEDDVLVLTLARTGTHSDLFGK, translated from the coding sequence ATGAAAGAAACCAAATATACCGTCAAGTACACGACCAGTTTCAAAAAAGACTACAAACGAGCCATCAAGCGTGGCTTGAAGATCGAGGTGCTGGAGCAGGTCGTAGCGTTGCTGGCAATGGGCGAACCGCTGCCGGATAAGAACCGTGACCATGACCTGTCCGGCGATTGGGCAGGCCATCGGGAATGTCACATTCTCCCGGACTGGCTGCTTGTCTACCGCATAGAAGATGATGTTCTGGTGCTGACGCTGGCCCGCACCGGCACACACAGCGACTTGTTCGGCAAATAA
- a CDS encoding type II toxin-antitoxin system RelB/DinJ family antitoxin, producing MAGNTTNISIRMDADLKAQADALFTELGMNLTTAFNIFVRQSLREGGIPFEVRLEQPNKETVAAMLEAERIAKDPSVKGYNDLDELFADLKR from the coding sequence ATGGCTGGAAATACCACAAACATCAGTATCCGCATGGACGCAGATTTGAAAGCGCAGGCGGACGCACTGTTTACTGAACTTGGCATGAACCTGACTACGGCGTTTAACATCTTTGTGCGCCAGTCGCTTCGTGAAGGCGGCATTCCCTTTGAAGTAAGGCTGGAACAGCCGAACAAAGAAACGGTTGCTGCCATGCTGGAAGCGGAAAGGATTGCAAAAGACCCGTCTGTAAAGGGCTACAATGACCTTGACGAGTTGTTTGCTGACCTGAAAAGATGA
- a CDS encoding ATP-binding protein translates to MTPITAEIRALIDKAAAGVELAGDEYIDPADGLIHCKKCGGQRQTVVPCFGKPGYFMPRCICQCQREAEEQRKAAEERQRRMERIKCRKAQGLQDRYLYDYTFSNDNGQNPLMDKARAYVENWKEAYKNNTGLLLFGDVGTGKSFFAGCIANALLDQDVPVLMTNFPTILNRLTGMFSEDKADFIASFDEYDLLIIDDLGVERSTEYAMEQMFFVIDSRYRSRRPMIITTNLKLSELKNPPDLAHARIYDRILERCAPILFDGKNFREENAGATRQAAKDIVNSKHD, encoded by the coding sequence ATGACCCCGATTACCGCAGAAATCCGGGCGCTGATCGACAAGGCAGCCGCCGGTGTGGAACTGGCCGGGGACGAGTACATAGACCCGGCAGACGGCCTCATTCACTGTAAGAAGTGCGGCGGCCAGAGGCAGACCGTTGTGCCATGCTTTGGAAAACCAGGCTACTTCATGCCCCGCTGTATCTGCCAGTGCCAGCGGGAGGCTGAGGAGCAGCGCAAGGCCGCCGAGGAACGGCAGCGCCGCATGGAGCGTATCAAATGCCGAAAGGCACAGGGTTTGCAAGACCGTTATCTGTACGACTACACATTTTCCAATGACAACGGCCAAAATCCCCTGATGGACAAGGCCCGCGCCTATGTGGAGAACTGGAAGGAGGCATATAAAAACAACACCGGCCTGCTGTTGTTCGGGGATGTGGGAACCGGCAAGTCTTTTTTCGCCGGATGTATTGCCAATGCCTTACTTGACCAGGATGTGCCTGTGCTGATGACGAACTTCCCCACCATCCTGAACCGCCTGACCGGGATGTTTTCCGAGGACAAGGCCGACTTTATCGCCAGCTTTGACGAGTACGACCTGCTTATCATTGACGATCTGGGTGTAGAGCGCAGTACCGAATATGCTATGGAGCAGATGTTTTTCGTCATCGACAGCCGCTATCGCAGCCGCAGGCCCATGATTATCACAACAAACTTGAAACTGTCCGAGCTGAAAAACCCGCCTGATCTGGCCCACGCCCGTATCTATGACCGTATTTTGGAACGGTGTGCGCCGATCCTCTTTGACGGGAAGAATTTCCGGGAAGAAAATGCCGGTGCTACCCGACAGGCAGCAAAAGACATTGTAAACAGTAAGCACGACTGA
- a CDS encoding cysteine-rich VLP domain-containing protein, which translates to MKNNKTEPIPVMDYRQYRRARRLVHECCNYIDGNCIALDDGEECVCVQSISYSLLCRWFRAAVLPQDKELETALFHRLNAKKCSVCRALFTPGSNRAKYCPECAARMKRINAAKRKRKQREKCHALGAEKPL; encoded by the coding sequence ATGAAGAACAACAAGACTGAACCTATCCCTGTCATGGATTACCGCCAGTATCGCAGAGCGCGGAGGCTGGTGCATGAGTGCTGTAACTACATCGACGGAAACTGTATCGCCCTGGACGATGGGGAGGAATGTGTCTGTGTCCAGTCTATTTCCTACTCCCTGTTGTGCAGGTGGTTTCGGGCGGCGGTATTACCGCAGGATAAGGAACTGGAAACGGCGCTGTTCCACCGGCTGAATGCGAAGAAATGCTCCGTATGTAGGGCGCTGTTTACCCCCGGTTCCAACCGGGCCAAATACTGCCCGGAATGTGCCGCACGCATGAAGCGGATCAACGCCGCAAAGCGCAAGCGGAAACAACGGGAGAAATGTCACGCTTTAGGGGCTGAAAAACCCTTGTAA
- a CDS encoding CotH kinase family protein, whose protein sequence is MWLFCEFDEKVLDNLSLDMRISDSWNLTALYADDLKIRDKVSIDLWQQLMAEEDAYGTEAAFGANMEYVEVLRDGDHLGLYGLFDDMAPELLNLTNTADFWIFLQSIGGVDNAVKNMYYAARFENGAYRLYFVPWDMDMSWADGDFCQRTDAGTG, encoded by the coding sequence TTGTGGCTTTTTTGTGAATTTGATGAAAAAGTCCTTGACAATTTGTCTCTGGATATGCGGATCAGTGATTCCTGGAACCTGACGGCATTGTATGCAGATGATCTGAAAATCCGGGATAAGGTGTCCATTGACCTGTGGCAGCAGCTGATGGCGGAGGAAGATGCCTACGGAACAGAGGCGGCTTTTGGTGCCAACATGGAGTATGTGGAGGTGCTGCGGGACGGGGATCACCTGGGTCTGTATGGCCTGTTTGATGACATGGCGCCGGAATTGCTGAATCTGACCAATACGGCGGACTTCTGGATTTTTCTGCAGTCCATCGGTGGTGTGGATAATGCTGTCAAAAATATGTACTATGCGGCCCGCTTTGAGAACGGTGCGTACCGGCTTTATTTTGTGCCCTGGGACATGGATATGAGCTGGGCAGATGGAGACTTTTGCCAGAGAACGGATGCAGGCACTGGATGA
- the mobQ gene encoding MobQ family relaxase — protein MFPIDFCHIPVSIIKRSAGRSAVAAAAYRSGTKLTNEWDGMTHDYTRKGGIVHAEIMLPAHAPPEFADRSILWNSVEQIEKARDSQLAREIEAALPRELSGEQQLALVRAYVKDNFVDKGMCADFAIHDKGTGNPHVHIMLTLRPLKENGQWGAKCRKAYDLDENGQRIPGGKGGWKNHREDTTDWNDKGNVEIWRAAWAAYTNRALEAAGQPALVDHRSYKRQGIDKIPSVHLGPAASQMEKRGIRTDKGEVNRQIAADNKLLKEIKARITRLYCWSKAEAEKPQTQQSSLTALWEAQQQLDAPRTRTGKIRALQESAALFSFLQANGIQSMQQLHEKIADMNSHYYDLRGKIVKAERRITTLTERGEMWEQYNQYKSIHKQLAKVKPEKREQFEQRYSRELILYDAAARYLKELKDSGEAITPKAWQREIDQLAAGKQTDTLAMKSMRKDLKAVERLRKTAEQLSRQERDKSHDREPER, from the coding sequence GTGTTCCCCATAGATTTCTGTCATATCCCCGTCAGTATTATCAAGCGCAGCGCAGGCCGTTCTGCCGTTGCCGCAGCTGCTTACCGCAGCGGAACCAAGCTGACAAATGAATGGGACGGCATGACCCACGACTACACCCGGAAAGGCGGCATTGTCCATGCGGAGATCATGCTGCCTGCCCACGCCCCGCCGGAATTTGCAGACCGTTCTATCCTCTGGAACAGCGTGGAGCAAATCGAGAAAGCAAGGGACAGCCAGCTTGCCCGCGAGATCGAAGCAGCCCTGCCCCGTGAACTATCCGGCGAACAACAGCTTGCCCTTGTGCGTGCCTATGTGAAGGACAACTTTGTAGACAAAGGAATGTGCGCCGACTTTGCCATCCATGACAAGGGAACCGGCAACCCTCATGTCCATATCATGCTGACGCTCCGGCCTCTGAAAGAAAATGGACAGTGGGGCGCAAAGTGCCGCAAGGCATACGATCTGGACGAGAACGGACAGCGTATCCCGGGTGGGAAAGGCGGCTGGAAAAATCATCGGGAGGATACGACCGACTGGAACGATAAAGGAAATGTGGAGATTTGGCGGGCGGCATGGGCGGCTTATACCAACCGTGCATTGGAGGCCGCCGGTCAGCCCGCCCTGGTAGACCACCGCAGTTACAAGCGGCAGGGCATTGATAAGATTCCCTCTGTCCATCTGGGGCCAGCCGCCAGCCAAATGGAAAAGCGCGGCATCCGCACCGACAAGGGCGAAGTAAACCGGCAGATCGCCGCCGACAACAAGCTGCTGAAAGAAATCAAAGCCCGCATTACCCGTCTTTATTGCTGGTCGAAAGCCGAAGCGGAAAAACCACAAACACAGCAAAGCAGCTTGACCGCCTTGTGGGAGGCCCAGCAGCAGTTGGACGCTCCCCGCACCCGTACCGGAAAAATCCGGGCTTTGCAGGAAAGCGCTGCACTATTCAGCTTTTTGCAGGCAAACGGCATCCAGTCTATGCAGCAGCTTCATGAAAAAATCGCTGATATGAACAGTCATTACTATGACTTGCGTGGAAAGATCGTCAAGGCCGAGCGCCGGATCACTACCCTTACCGAGCGCGGGGAGATGTGGGAACAGTACAACCAGTACAAGTCCATCCACAAGCAGCTTGCCAAAGTAAAGCCGGAAAAACGGGAACAGTTTGAACAGCGCTACAGCCGGGAACTGATTCTGTATGACGCAGCGGCCCGGTATCTGAAAGAACTGAAAGACAGCGGCGAGGCAATCACCCCAAAGGCATGGCAGCGGGAAATCGACCAGCTGGCCGCTGGAAAGCAGACGGACACGCTTGCCATGAAATCCATGCGGAAGGATTTGAAAGCAGTGGAACGGCTCCGCAAAACCGCCGAGCAGCTGTCCAGACAGGAACGGGACAAGTCTCACGACCGGGAGCCGGAGCGGTAA